One stretch of Arachis duranensis cultivar V14167 chromosome 1, aradu.V14167.gnm2.J7QH, whole genome shotgun sequence DNA includes these proteins:
- the LOC107462878 gene encoding organelle RRM domain-containing protein 1, chloroplastic-like, whose product MEVMSFCVTFTKFHTFAFLKPKVATTQIQDLSLPNNRSKHSNPYSSSSSSSRSIAATATLYPSTTQKNRHWMVLMEPPTHGVTSKSQLIDYYASTLHKVLASERDAQMCIYDVSCDTHFGFCCDIDPQITSQLTSLPGVLLVRPDPDFSSSEKDYSLSSGHEGLLSNSKHWLVRIDKPAVGIVTKAQIVDYFVQILTKVMGNEKDAQMCIYHVSWKKIFGFCCELDDDCAQELAGVPGILSVQPDNNFESENKDYEGNNLENSLSQAAPLRTKKLFVTGLSFYTSEKTLRAAFEDFGDLVEVKIIMDKISKRSKGYAFVEYTTEEAASAALKEMNGKIINGWMIVVDVAKTNPPRHNRDHVRPSVSQAKSLLRY is encoded by the coding sequence ATGGAAGTTATGTCTTTTTGTGTTACATTCACCAAATTTCATACATTTGCCTTTCTGAAACCAAAAGTAGCAACAACCCAAATTCAGGACCTTTCACTACCCAATAATAGGAGCAAACATTCCAATCcttattcatcttcttcttcatcttcaagaagTATAGCAGCAACAGCAACACTATACCCTTCCACCACACAGAAGAACCGCCACTGGATGGTACTCATGGAGCCTCCAACTCACGGTGTCACTTCCAAGTCACAACTCATCGATTATTACGCTAGCACTCTCCACAAAGTCCTTGCCAGTGAGAGAGATGCTCAAATGTGTATATATGATGTTTCCTGCGATACACACTTTGGTTTCTGTTGTGACATTGATCCACAAATAACCTCCCAACTCACAAGTTTACCGGGGGTCTTGTTGGTTAGGCCGGATCCGGATTTCAGTTCTTCGGAAAAGGACTATAGTCTATCAAGTGGTCACGAAGGTCTGCTATCGAATTCAAAGCATTGGCTTGTTAGAATTGATAAACCTGCTGTTGGGATTGTTACAAAGGCTCAGATTGTCGATTATTTTGTTCAAATATTGACCAAGGTCATGGGAAACGAGAAGGATGCTCAGATGTGCATATATCATGTTTcttggaaaaaaatatttggttttTGCTGTGAACTTGATGACGACTGTGCACAGGAGTTAGCTGGTGTGCCTGGTATCTTATCAGTTCAACCAGATAATAATTTTGAGTCAGAAAATAAGGATTATGAAGGTAATAACTTAGAAAACAGTTTGAGTCAGGCAGCTCCCCTGCGAACGAAAAAGCTTTTTGTGACAGGACTATCGTTTTATACATCTGAGAAAACCTTACGCGCAGCATTTGAAGACTTTGGTGATCTTGTTGAAGTCAAAATTATTATGGATAAAATTTCCAAAAGGTCCAAGGGTTATGCATTTGTTGAGTACACCACAGAGGAGGCTGCAAGCGCAGCATTGAAAGAGATGAATGGCAAGATTATTAATGGATGGATGATAGTAGTGGATGTTGCCAAGACTAACCCACCAAGGCACAACAGGGATCATGTCAGGCCATCAGTTTCACAAGCCAAAAGCCTTTTAAGGTATTAA
- the LOC107462855 gene encoding ATP-citrate synthase beta chain protein 1, with the protein MATGQLFSRNTQALFYNYKQLPIQRMLDFDFLCGRETPSVAGIINPGSEGFQKLFFGQQEIAIPVHSTIEAACAAHPTADVFINFASFRSAAASSLSALKQPTIRVVAIIAEGVPELDTKQLIAYARANNKVVIGPATVGGIQAGAFKIGDTAGTIDNIIHCKLYRPGSVGFVSKSGGMSNELYNSIARVTDGIYEGIAIGGDVFPGSTLSDHVLRFNNIPQVKMMVVLGELGGRDEYSLVEALKEGKVTKPVVAWVSGTCARLFKSEVQFGHAGAKSGGEMESAQAKNQALKEAGAVVPTSYESFEDAIKETYDKLVKEGNITEVKEFTPPPIPEDLSIAIRNGKVRAPTHIVSTISDDRGEEPCYAGVPMSSIIEQGFGVGDVICLLWFKRSLPRYCTQFIEICIILCADHGPCVSGAHNAIVTARAGKDLVSCLVSGLLTIGPRFGGAVDDAARYFKDACDRSLTPYEFVESMKKKGIRVPGIGHRIKSRDNKDKRVELLQKFARTHFPSVKYIEYAVQVEDYTLTKANNLVLNVDGAIGSLFLDLLAGSGMFTKQEIDEIVDIGYLNGLFVLARSIGLIGHTFDQKRLKQPLYRHPWEDVLYTK; encoded by the exons ATGGCGACAGGACAATTATTCTCCCGTAACACACAGGCTTTATTCTACAACTACAAGCAACTACCCATCCAGCGGATGCTTGATTTTGACTTTCTTTGTG gcAGGGAAACACCATCAGTTGCTGGAATAATTAATCCTGGTTCTGAGGGATTTCAGAAGCTCTTTTTTGGTCAACAGGAAATCGCCATCCCAGTTCATTCTAC CATTGAAGCAGCTTGTGCTGCGCATCCTACTGCTGATGTGTTCATCAATTTTGCATCATTTAGAAG TGCCGCAGCATCATCCTTGTCTGCTCTGAAGCAGCCAACAATCAGAGTTGTTGCTATTATTGCCGAAGGTGTACCTGAGTTAGACACTAAGCAATTAATTGCATATGCCCGGGCAAACAACAAG GTTGTTATTGGCCCAGCCACTGTTGGAGGCATTCAAGCCGGTGCTTTTAAGATAGGTGACACAGCTGGAACAATCGACAATATAATTCATTGCAAGCTCTACAGGCCTGGATCTGTCGGATTTGTTTCTAAATCT GGTGGTATGTCCAATGAATTGTACAACTCTATTGCTCGTGTAACTGATGGAATTTATGAAG GCATTGCTATCGGAGGAGATGTTTTTCCGGGTTCCACACTTTCGGATCATGTTTTGCGATTTAACAACATTCCCCag GTCAAAATGATGGTAGTACTTGGGGAACTTGGTGGGCGTGATGAGTATTCTCTTGTGGAAGCCCTAAAAGAAGGGAAAGTAACAAAACCAGTTGTTGCCTGGGTTAGTGGAACCTGTGCAAGACTCTTCAAATCTGAAGTACAATTTGGTCATGCT GGAGCCAAAAGTGGTGGTGAAATGGAGTCTGCTCAAGCAAAGAATCAGGCACTAAAGGAAGCTGGAGCTGTTGTTCCCACGTCATATGAATCTTTTGAAGATGCAATAAAGGAAACATATGACAAGTTG GTTAAAGAAGGGAATATCACAGAAGTGAAGGAGTTCACCCCTCCACCTATCCCTGAGGACCTTAGCATTGCAATTAGGAATGGAAAAGTCCGTGCTCCAACTCATATCGTTTCCACCATCTCTGATGACAGAG GTGAGGAGCCGTGCTATGCTGGTGTACCCATGTCTTCCATTATCGAACAGGGTTTTGGTGTGGGTGATGTTATCTGTCTTTTGTGGTTCAAACGCAGCCTTCCCCGCTATTGCACTCAATTTATTGAG ATATGCATAATTCTATGTGCCGACCATGGTCCTTGTGTTTCTGGTGCTCACAATGCCATAGTGACAGCAAGGGCTGGGAAGGACCTTGTCTCTTGTCTTGTATCAG GGTTGCTTACAATCGGTCCACGATTTGGGGGTGCTGTTGATGATGCTGCTCGCTACTTCAAGGATGCTTGTGACAGG AGTCTTACACCTTATGAGTTTGTAGAAAGTATGAAGAAGAAAGGCATTCGTGTGCCAGGAATAGGGCACAG AATCAAGAGCAGGGATAACAAAGATAAGAGAGTCGAATTGCTACAGAAGTTTGCTCGCACGCATTTTCCTTCTGTGAAATACATTGAATATGCTGTCCAAGTTGAAGACTACACCCTCACCAAGGCAAATAACTTGGTTCTAAACGTGGATGGTGCAATTGGGTCCCTTTTCTTGGACCTTCTTGCTGGTAGTGGAATGTTCACCAAACAAGAGATTGATGAAATTGTGGATATCGGCTATCTGAATGGGCTTTTTGTTCTGGCACGCTCCATTGGTCTGATTGG GCATACGTTTGACCAAAAGAGATTGAAGCAGCCGCTCTACCGCCACCCATGGGAGGATGTTCTTTACACAAAGTGA